A stretch of DNA from Rhizobacter sp.:
CGGCCGGGCTGGAGCACGGGCGGCTGCGTAGGCCCGCGCGACGCTGGCATCAGCCAAGAGACCCGACGCCAATCCGCGCTTGACCGCGGCATGGGCCTCAGACGCGCTCAAGCCCAGCTCGTGCGCCAGGCGGGCATACGTCCAGTGCTGTTCGCCCAGGGCGACCAACTTGAGCGCGACGAGAAAGTCTTGCGGTTTGAGGGGCATGTTCTGCATTCGCGATTCGCGAATGCAGAATGTAGCGCACCGTGGCGCAGCGGGCAAGTCAAGCCAGCCCGGCCTGCAAGCGCCCCCTCACCAACTGGATGTGGCTGCGCAACGCATACAGCTCATCGGCATAACTCAGCGGCACCGACACATGCTCGACGCTGCGCTCGATGTCGTCGAGCTCGCGCAAAAGCTCGTCGTGCGGCCGCTTGCCCTGCGCGTCTTCCACCACGCGCAGCCGCCCGTACCAGCGGAAGACCCGCGAGCGGATGCGGAACTCGTACAGCGGCGGCACCACGCGGCTCAGCGGGATGAGGATGGCGATGATCGACACCAATGCGACCCACATGCGGTCGACCAGGTTGGCCACCCAGAAGGGCAGGAAACGTTGCAGGAAGGGCGGTCCCTTGGCGTAGAAGCGCTGCGCTTCGTCGGCGAGCGGGCGCTCGGTGCCCTTGATGCTCGGGAAGTCGCCCTTGCGCTGGAACCACCCGGCCTCGCCGTGGATCTGCTGCGCCGCCTGCACGAAGAGCTGGATCAGCGCTGGGTGCGTGCCCTGCCGCGCCACGAGCGTGGCGGTGGGCGCGACGAGGTGCACGTCGGCCGGCGGACTGTCGGCCGCGAGGTCGACCACGCCGCGCGGCAGCGTCACCGGGCTCAGGAAGGCGAAACGGCGCGAGTAGGCGTCGGCCTGGGCGAAGCTGAAGAGCTTGATGCCGGGGGTCTGCAAGAGCATCTGCACCATCACCGACTCGGGGGCGCTGGCGAAGGTGATGGCGTCGATGCTGCCTTCGAGCAGGCCCTGTACCGCGGGTGTCTGCGCCTCGCGCAGGATGGTGATGGCGGCCATGTCGATCTTGTTGGCCTCGAGCAGGCGGCGCATCAGGTGCGGCACGCCGCTGCCGCGGGCGCCGATGTTGAGCTTCCAGCCCGGCAGTTGCGCCAAGCTGCTCAGGGTGTCGGTCTTGAGCAGGCGCTTGGCCGAGTCTTCGCGGTAGAAGATCCACACCGGCTCGTAGAAGAGGCTGCCCAGCGACACCAGCGCGTCTTCGTCTTCATCGGCGGGACGGCGGTCGCGCTCGTCGGCGCCGCCTTGCACGAAGGCGATGTCGACGCCCGAGGCGGGGTCGCGCAGCAGCTTCAGGTTTTCGTTGGCACCGTTGGTGGCGCGCAGCTCGACGGTGATGCCGTGCTGCTTCAGGTACTGCACGTAGCGCTTGCCGAACTCGGCATACGCCCCCTGCTCGACGCCGGTGGCCAGCACCACCTTGCGCGGTGGCGTCGGGTCGAGCACCCAATAAGCCACCACCAGCAGGGCCAGGGCGAGCAGTAGGAAGGGGCCGGCGGTGGCGAGCAGGTCGCGGGCCGACAGCAGTGTGTTGCGCAAGACTTTGGGCATGGCGGGGACGATACCGTATGCTTTTTGCCCATCTTC
This window harbors:
- a CDS encoding C4-dicarboxylate ABC transporter substrate-binding protein, encoding MPKVLRNTLLSARDLLATAGPFLLLALALLVVAYWVLDPTPPRKVVLATGVEQGAYAEFGKRYVQYLKQHGITVELRATNGANENLKLLRDPASGVDIAFVQGGADERDRRPADEDEDALVSLGSLFYEPVWIFYREDSAKRLLKTDTLSSLAQLPGWKLNIGARGSGVPHLMRRLLEANKIDMAAITILREAQTPAVQGLLEGSIDAITFASAPESVMVQMLLQTPGIKLFSFAQADAYSRRFAFLSPVTLPRGVVDLAADSPPADVHLVAPTATLVARQGTHPALIQLFVQAAQQIHGEAGWFQRKGDFPSIKGTERPLADEAQRFYAKGPPFLQRFLPFWVANLVDRMWVALVSIIAILIPLSRVVPPLYEFRIRSRVFRWYGRLRVVEDAQGKRPHDELLRELDDIERSVEHVSVPLSYADELYALRSHIQLVRGRLQAGLA